In one window of Echeneis naucrates chromosome 17, fEcheNa1.1, whole genome shotgun sequence DNA:
- the LOC115057883 gene encoding G-protein coupled receptor 35: MCGNITNSSCKVDILQGAAYSALFIPGSIFNTAALCAFIAKRDSWTDTHIYMVNLAIADSALILFLPFRIYDAFFCLPKTTWCTHLMNVHFINMYASIMTLTAISVHRYLVVKFPFQTRSWRKKKETAVVVCLVIWGLLLSIGAIFQKENDPKKLWTCYERCKDNPLGPAAITMLIVPGFLIPLLIIVFCSTQIKCILSKAESNSEEMKRILSIVMANMIVFIVCYTPIHVAFLVNLQKPPQDWQLNYPPAHVYLQVSEWIAATNCCLDSFSYFFLLKSFYSQINGSTKALSTP; the protein is encoded by the coding sequence ATGTGTGGCAACATCACCAATTCCAGTTGTAAGGTGGACATCCTTCAGGGTGCGGCCTACAGTGCTCTGTTTATCCCAGGATCCATTTTCAACACTGCAGCTTTGTGTGCCTTCATTGCAAAGCGAGATTCCTGGACAGACACCCACATCTACATGGTCAACCTCGCCATTGCTGATTCGGCCCTCATCCTATTCCTCCCCTTTAGGATTTATGATGCCTTCTTCTGCCTGCCGAAGACGACTTGGTGCACTCACCTCATGAATGTGCATTTCATCAACATGTATGCCAGCATCATGACCCTGACTGCCATCAGCGTCCACCGCTATCTGGTTGTGAAGTTCCCTTTTCagaccaggagctggagaaagaagaaggagacagCTGTTGTCGTATGTTTGGTTATTTGGGGCCTTCTTCTGTCAATAGGGGCTATATTCCAAAAGGAGAACGACCCTAAAAAACTGTGGACATGCTATGAAAGATGTAAAGATAACCCACTAGGACCAGCGGCTATTACGATGCTAATTGTCCCAGGCTTTCTTATTCCTCTGCTGAtcattgtgttttgttccaCTCAGATCAAATGTATTCTGTCGAAGGCGGAAAGTAattcagaggaaatgaaacgCATACTCTCTATAGTCATGGCAAACATGATTGTGTTCATCGTCTGCTACACACCAATCCATGTTGCCTTTCTTGTCAACCTTCAAAAGCCACCTCAAGACTGGCAGCTCAACTATCCACCAGCACATGTATATTTACAAGTGTCTGAATGGATTGCTGCCACAAACTGCTGCCTTGATTCCTTCAGCTATTTTTTCTTACTGAAAAGCTTTTATTCACAAATCAATGGGAGCACCAAAGCTCTCTCAACTCCCtaa